The sequence AAAGAATTTCTGGCACCTGGATATGATTATATGGGGTAAAACATCAAGACTTGAGCTGACAAGGACAAAAACTACACGTCTGGGTGCTCGATCAATGACTTTTGATATGGCACTCCAGCAATCAGAAGACAGAGTATCACAGccatcaaatataaaaactcTGTACTGTGATGGCAGGTGGGAAATAATCATGTTGTCAAGCAGATCCACAATGTttccaaaatcaaaattactGACTGGACCAACTTCCCTTATATTTCGACTCTTACCCATATCATGTGCAATGCAGGAATTGCAGTAACCACAAGGTTTGGGATGCTCCAAAGATTGACAATTTAAAGCCCTGGCAAATATGCGAGCACATGAGGTTTTTCCAGTACCATGAGGCCCATAGAAAACATACAGCAAACCAACCTTCCTTCTGACAACAGCATTGGAAAGAGCTTGTGCTACCAGATTCTGTCCCACCAGATCTCGGAAAGTTCTTGGCATGTATTTTTGAGTAAAATTTTGATGCCTGCTATTGTGGTTCCGCCTGAGCTTATGTTGACCACCAGATCTAGCTTCTGAAGCAAGGTCAGAATCGACATCATTTTTCAGTAAATGATCAGCATATATGCCTAGCTCTCCAGAGTAATCGTGCACCCAGCCAGCATTATCTGTGCTTTCTTGGGATAAAGAAGCTTCAACTAATAGAGGCAATGCCTCTGCATCAGATTTAGTAGATGAACATGAATAATCAGATGCCACGGGCATATTAGGAGCATCTCTGTCATGGGAAGCCATGCCACCTTTCCTCAACCTTGAGTCGGACAGACCACAAGACAAACTCCTACCAGCCATGTCAAGAAATGTTTTACCTCTATGATGAATCCTTGACCAATTCCATGGAATCCCACATCCATTTCTAGGAGCTCTTGTGACATTTGAGTCACCATATTCTTCTTCCTCTATGCAATACCTTGGTCTTACTGAACCTTGATTCAATGAATTAGAAGCGACAGACATTTCATTCTGACCCTCAACATCTCTAGCAGGAGTCGCCCTAGTTCTTCTAGCACCTCGAAACTTCCGCCTTTTTGTTCTATTTATTCCACTATAACCACGAATGCTGGTCTCACGTTCTTCTCCAGTTTTGTCCTGTTGAGACCGTCTTCCGTGTAGATGGACGTTAGAAGAAGCTGCTACATCACTGTCCATTGGAATCTCATTCAACTGGTCAGAGAGGGTCTTAATATGAAAATCTTGACTGTGCTTACCCTTGTGTTTACTCTTTCTAGATTTAGATTCTGAATTCCCTGAAACATCATCATTAACCAAACCATTAACCTCTTGATTGTGTGAAAGGTCCTCATCACCACCCAAAAGATCAGCCCTATTGCTCTTCCGACTAGATTCTTCTCTCTTAATTCTCCTTCCATCCCTAGCTCCACTCTTGCTACTACGGTCACTGACAGCTGCTGCTACCCCCTCATATCCCCCACTTAGCTCACCAGGAACAACCTTTGATGGAGCCAAATTTGCGAAGGGTGGTGAGCCACCTGATAACCTTCTACCTTCCCTTCGACGCTCAATGCCAATTGACCTTCTACCCTCTGTAACTGCAGCATCCTTGTCTCCTTTCTTAGGAAGCAAATCAACAACAGAAGGTGAGTGCCATGAAGGAGGACTGGCAGAAGGGTCTCTCAGTGATCGGGACCTCTGAAGAACAATGAGGTCCCTCATTAGTGACCTATCAGCCAGTATGGGGCTTTGCTTGTGCATATGGTTTTTCAGATGAATGCAATTGGTTAAATGGATATGGTTGCGAAGATGATCACTGATATGACCATTTGCATCCTTGAGAATCCTATTACGGACTGCCTTGGTCATGATCAGAAAGCAAATGCATATGATGGCAGAATCTCTTGCAGGTTAAGAAAACCTATCAAACTATATTGCATTTCCTCCCGAATCTATAATCTCGCAAATCTTAAATCAGGCAACTAACCATAAATTGAATGACATAGCCCGAAGAAAAAGGCAAGATTCAAGCTATCAAAGATCCCCTATCAAACATATAACATTTATTTGCGAGAGTGACAATCCTTCTTACAACGATTACACCAAAAATTCACGAAATCCCCCCAAGTAAAAAAGTTCTCcacaactattattatttaacccCAAATGGCACACACCCTTCACTACCcaactaaagaaaaagtagCACTGCCCCAAACCCATCAAACTTCAAACCTTCAAAGCTTATTATCAAAGCCCCAATCGCGCATTATCACTCCACATTAACAGCCCCATATTTAACCACCCAGCTTCATTGCATAAGATTTAAGACAGAAAACCCTTCACTTCAACATGAAAAATCACATTGGATACGCACAGCTGTTGCAGACCCAGTAAATAAAGTCTTgtcttttttatcttaaagCATGAAAGAGCAAACTTTTAGACGAAATAATGGAAGAAAATAGAAGATTTAGATTGAAAGAGATAACTATAAACCCAAAGAAAGCAACAAAAGGGAAACACCACATTCACCTGAAAATTccaaaaaagcaaaaatgaTCCGTTTGGATCATTAACGCCACCAAGATTAGATCTTTATCTTTCTATCTCTCCCCCTCTGTCTCAGCCACCAACTTCACATGTACTTCACGAGAAAAAAGGAGTTCCTTTTCACAGAAAACGAGAGTCCAAGAAAAACCCATTAAGCAACGGAGCTAGTTATAGAGAAACAACAAGCTCTAGAATGAAAAACTTAGAGATAGGCAAAGACTGAGCATCTTCTGCCTGGAGGAGTGTTTAGTGAGAAAGATGAGATCTGTAAAGAAAAACAGGGCACTCTTAACATAGCCATAAAGCGGCGTGTCCGTATGTTTGAGCATGCAAGTGCAAAAGAATAATTGTTAAATATTCTTGTTCATTGATTtgataaaatacataaaagattAAAGGATTGTAtactttataataatataaatatttttttatatttttggaaTTGTATATAATGCTGTTTGTTATAGTCAAAAAAGGtaaaaggaagaaaacaaTTGAATAACTGAGATTTTTGAAATGGGGGACCATTGATTTTTGATCCAAGAGAGAAAGAGTCCGTTCTGTAATCTGTTTCTGTTAATATAGCCGTTTTTTGGGTACTCTTTTGGTTTGGTCTATGAGGCCACATTTGAAACTATTTTCGgctctttataattaagactAAACTGCTGGTGGGGGACCTAAAATAAGTTCCACAGTTTTGGAATTTTATTTCAGTCTTCTacttcttgttctttttttttcataagtgAAAGTTCTTTCATATGATCCATTTGGTGTTTTAATTCAAACATGtaaatttcaaattagatGGATAAGAATCTTGACTTGGTTTGGCTTCGCATTTTCCACAAGTTTCTTTTAGCTTTGTTATcagatcaagacaagaattTACAACCTGTAACCTCTGTGTTATctgttttccatttttatgcaagaaatcatgtttctctttcccttttctagtttttttccCCTTTCACTTTAGATGAATTAAACAGCTATTAAGATTGGTGTTTTATAAGGGTTTAATGTCAAATTAGAGTGAGGTGCTTTGGTGCTTAAAACCAATGCGCTTTGCTCCGAATGTTTTTGTTGAAGCACAAGTACATAATAAGTTTCTTGAAACTGTGCTTCAATTTAACttgcaaaaggaaaaaaacaaaaaacttcCTTTGAATGTTTTCTTCAGTTGAGAAAAGTTTGATGTATTCTCAAGGATTTCTCTGAATTACACATGAAAATAATAACCCCTTGTCCTTGTCCTTGTCCTTGTCCATGTCCATGTCCATGTCCATGTCCATGTCCAGAAAATTAGGTGAAATGAGTTCACATGcagttatgaaagaaaaagtacATGTAAGAGAGCAAAATGATTATTTAGAACCATACATTCTGAATAAATATCTAACCTATGGTTCTAGAGAAAGAAAACCAATAAAGCAAGATTAAATGATTACGAAACCATTGGGCAAAATACAGCTACAacatatatatagtataagCAAGGTGTCGTCTTTTGAATTCATTTCCTATTCTGTCTCCCAAATACGCTATTAAGGAAGGGGATTCCATGCCTAAATGCTACTTAGTTTTAGAAAGTTGGCAGTTATGGGACTAAGGGGTGGTGGTTATGTATCACTGAACCTTAATTTGagccaaaataaataaataaaaatcggGGATTCTTTTggaataaagtaaagaaaggAGTTTATAGGGCTATGATAAGGAGTGTGACAGTCACGTGCAGGGGAGTGAGACGATGATGAATGATGACCCATCCTTCAATGATGTTCCTGATTCGGATGATGCTACTGATTCCATTTACTATGACAAATGAGTTTGGTCCATTATTCATTGACCATCAAAACCTCCTCTCATTTACTTTCACTTTCACTTTCTCTCCATCCAATCAGAAAGGGGAGGGAATTTTTCCCCAGCATCTTACGCCTGCCATAATGTTGGTTTCGTTTCTTTgttgtctctctctctctctctctctctctctctctctctctcttttccctAAATTTTACGAGAAGATCTATAAAATCTTGATTCTTGCTCACTGGAAGAGTTGAATTACCCTTATCTATATTTATTGTTGAGATTTGAGGTGGTTGCTTTACAATGTAATTAGAACATGTCTACTTATAAATTAAGATCTTATTATGTATTAAACATGGAATTTTGCAAACAGCTACTGAAAAGGGGTTATTAGTCTAATTAGTAGAGAAACatactttcctttttttatcaatcaaGACCCAATcctcttaaaatatattttgaagatttattagtaaaatcttatattcctgaatttaattttgtcaTTTGAAAcgataatatattatatacatatatacatatgtgtgtgtatatgtatgtatacatgtatttcattttaatgtGAAGTCCCATACAATAAATTCTCAATTTTGTAATAggaatctctctctctctccctctctccctctctctctctctctctcgtgtgtgtgtgtgtgggTGTGGAAGAAGGTTGGATGTGGGCTCTCATTCTCACTAAAAAAGTAAGATATTGCCAATGATTCCTGCattaaatatgttttctaTATGCTTCACAGATACACTGCAATTTTCAAAGTGGGTAGTCCAAACTGCTTATTTAGTTGGATATGACTTGTATAATACCAGTAAGGGAATGCAAGTCTTGTTCTAAGACATGAAGTTAAATGTCCATTCATAAATAATTCCAAACTAATATCTGCTATTCTTCTCAAATGAATATGCAAGGGAGAGTCCTGTAGAGCTCTGTTAGACTGTGAAaaggataaataaatatatgatccgagcaagagaaaacaaccaagttAAGTGTCCGGCTTATCAACTACAAGTGGGGCACATCCGGCAAAAGGGCGTTCATATTCATGCACGAGATGTCATGCCACGGCCAATTCCAACTGCCAACCCGCATAACGCTACCCATAAGAATTTAGGTCCAAAAGGGTCCCCATTTCTGTACGTACTTCTAAACCAGGACATGTAAACCACTAGTCTTTGCCAGTTGCCACTGGGATTCACAATGGGTAAACTCTTTACACCCTTTATAACAAGTGAATAACTTGGATTTTGTTATCCCGATATCCAAACCCTATATCCTATATAGAGCTTAGTAAAAGTCAATTGATGTGGATCTTCTTGGATTCTCATGAACATGAATAATGGTTGAGGTGGTCCACAGGTTTTTGTTGGCTAGTTAGTGCATGTGCATCACCACCAGTCATCAAGAATTTCTTGTTAACCTCTACAAGACTTTGTGCACATAttgttttgaatttttcaaatttttccctTCAATGAAAAATGCCAAGGAAACCATGATACCACTGtttcaatttgaataaaaacttAGCGACAAggtcaatatatatatatatatatatagaagttAGTCTTTGGGAATATTGGttagaattttgaatcttATTATATATGGGTAGCAAAAGAGTGtgaaataaatactatatCATATCTTGATTTTGATGTTGATACCTCATACCTCAATGATGTTGGCCACTCATAATAAAGCAATAATCCATAGAAGCTAGATCCGATCACATAATATCTTTGGCAATTTGACAAACGTCAAATGTGAAAATTGATTGtccatcaaataaaaataaacaatccCATTATATGAAATACtgatttgaaaaaaagaaaaggagaaaacaaagaatggaGTATAGTGAAATAATTTCTTGCATTTTATTATAAGTTTCCACTTTATACAGCTACCAGCATACATACAAATTTTACATAAGTTCCAATAACCTAATCATTAAATGCATATTTCGAGTGGAAGATAAAAGATGTAATGTTACGTTCTTTACCTAAAGAACCATGTGCTGGAAACTAGACCCTCtacctttattattattatttttttctttaacaaattgatttcattacTCAAATGCCTAAAAACTACCTCCAGTCAAATATCATGCTCAGCAGCACTGTGGTACAAGTTATAGCTGAGAGAAAGGAGAGCCTGGCTTCAATCTAATTGACAAGAATAAATTTCTACGCTTTTAACAATTAGTTTCTAAGAATGACCTAAAACCTATGTGAGATAGCCAATTTCTAAGAACATTTTTAGTGCAATTACTACTATGTATGAgtatgcttttttttttttcttcttttttaaggGACCATAGCCAAGAAAAACAatgttatttcattttattttggtgGGTGAGCTTGGGAATACTCTTTTTGGTGCATTGTCAATATGATTGAACCTAGTACAAGCCAACCTTATGTTTTGTACAATAGCTAATTTTCGGAGACCTACTGACCCTATAACAATAAGGTCagaatcatatgtttatatattgaatatgcAACTAACACTGTACTCTGGAACATTATTGCTGTGCTagtaaatagtaaaattttggTTTGCACCTATAGACAACAATATTTAATGTTCGCTGTCGTTATGTATTTTCTTTGTACCCTTATATCCGTATTGCACATTAATCGTAGCAgtaatattgatttaatttgcaTGGTCGTTTGACCACTGCCTCCACCAACAATCTCAATGAAATTAACATTGCAATAGAGATCGATTATAGGGCGTGGAGATAATTATATAAGCCTTTCAAAAACATCccatattatatatctaaTCCGCAAAGAATAAGTTCATCAAATGTTTAGAGAAATCAtgctaaaaaattttaaaaagaatcatAGAGGTAAAAGGTAATTGTTCCTCAGTTTATATCAATGTACAGATTATCATCAATCCTAGAGTAGTTTTGTGTGTCGCATGAGAAGTTTGATCCTCATGGGGTACCAACAGAAGGGTAGATAGCGTAAATGTACAACGGATTTAGgtacaataaattatttgtgaACTGACCATTGAAAGACGTGTATTCATAGCTAAACCAGGAGGGAGGGAGTTGATCATGTGTGCtttctatataataatttatcatttgcATAGATGGATGGGGTCGATTTCCGAATCATTCGTCCAACTACCTAAAAGGTCGAAACAATTTGAAAGGAAAGCAAAACTAGCTGCATCTTCAAAGAAcatgaagaaaaagataaaaggtTGCGCATTATTGAGTCTTTGAATAATAGATTTTTCgttttcttttagaaataaCTTAGTGCTGTGTCAATGACTTAAAAAGCATATATAATTGCGTTTAATTATGGAAATGCAATCCACAAGATATGAACTTCCTCCAATGCAATATGATTAGGGTAACCccatctcaaaataaaaataatataattctatAGTTGCCTATAAATTAAGACTTgaaaatattagcaaaaaggaaaaggtgATGACCAagctctctcttttttcttgtcCTTGTGGTTGGGGAGCTGGAAGTGAAAGTTGAATAGTGCCCAAATCTTTTGATTTGCATAAGCATAACATCTTAATCGATTACATGTAAGCTAATAATGTTTAgtactttaataattttgacctttatattatataaagatTAGAGGGTGTGGATACCATCATTTTTATTCATTGGAAACTTTGTAATATGTCTAGTTCCGAAGAGACAAAAGCTTGGTTCTGTGTGTGCTCCGCTCTAATCTCttcatttttgtatttattggataatgtaataataataataataataataatcccCAATCTTAAGAAAAAGTAGTCGTTTAAAACACTCGGCATTTTGTTTTGTAGTGAAACTAGTTATTCACGtgcctttcttcttctttacgGCGATATCACACATTCCTTTATTGCTGCTACTAGATAGGGCTTATTAGGGCAACCAAGCTGCTTAAACCTATGCTTTGTATTTACATTggcttttcctttttatcttttttaccaaaagaaatatatatatacacaaataaattAGCTGATTTCCTTTCAAAAAGTAGTTCGGCAAGTGTACTTGCGTCTCGTCTTAAGCTAAGCTGTCGAGAATTTCAAACATGGGCTTAAGATTGGGCCCAAAGGAAATAAGGTCCAAGAAATACGACAGTACAGCTAACAATGACATATCCATCAACAAGTACCTGAACAATAATACTCGTCTTGTCCATGATCTTGTATTGCAGTATGGATTTATTTAATGCAAGATTCTTTTATACAAATCCTTACATCTAGAGTTTGCTAAAAGGTTCTCTCAGAGGGACACTGGTTTATTGCTTTGTTATTAGTGCAATGCAGATGAAGAGGAAAACAGAACCATGCTAAGACATGGAAATCTCTTTTATAAACTAATGTCACCCAAGCAGGCAACAACCTGAAGGGCCTCAATTGGCACCCTAGTAATCAACTAAGACAAAAATCTCAATAATGAAGGCATTGTCTGTGGTTGCAGGCCTGCACTCATGTCCCCAAGTCAGTGAGTTGAAAGTGATCCAGTAATATTTTATAGACATTCATAGCCCGTTGGCTATagctaagaaaaagaaaaatgctaAAGTACACAGACCTGGAAAATACGGATAAATTAAAGACCAAACGAAGATTTATTAAATACCAACTGCAATAATATTGCATATTCTATGAAGCAAGAAGAACAAATAAACACGATAACCCAATCAAGAACTGTTTTCTCTCAGCAACTTAAAACAGAATGCATGTTCAACATTTAACATATGACTGTGATAGGGCAATAATGTTTAGCTAGTATCGTCTTAACTGACAAATCAGGATTTTCATAGAGCAGTAGGGTTAACAAATAATAACAGTTTCAGCAATGCACACTGCATTTCTAAAATTCTTCGGTCCACTTTGTCTTTTTAAGTCACATTGTAATACCAATATACATGCTTGAAATAACAGAATTTCAGTGATATCAACTGTTATTCTATTACATCTCCTTTGGGAACTGTCACATATTGCTTGGAATAGCCCCACCAATGTGCAGAAGTAGCTAGATATCCATTTTGTTTGAGCCACAAAGTCATAACTTTTGACTGAGCTTTTGAAATTATGAGTATGGTGGCTACTAAAAACTTCAACTGAATTACATTccagaaatagaagaaaaatgagaTAAGTTGTACAAAATTTacagtttaaaaaataaggcCTAATCATCTAAAAATTTCTCCAACTTTTGatgttttaacaattttaactaaaatttacaactttttctcaaaaagcatcaaagtttaattttatttttttctaaaatacaaTCCGCCAACTTTCTGCAGTGGTTTTTGCTGACTGGATatttaattgagaaaaaaaaaaaatcagccAGCAAAGAACCCATCTTCCCCAATATGTAGCTTCTCTTGCAGGGTTAGAGAGCTCTTCCTCATCTTGTAAACCATATTCAAACGATAgatgaggaggaggaggagcagCAGCAGCGCCGGCAGTAAAGCATCAAAGTCACAAATGCAATAAATTTATCACGTTTCTACGTATCTATCTAAGTAGGTATTCTTTGTTCCAAGAATCAGAGGTGGTGCTGCCATTGTCGAAGAGAGGATGGCCTGAGAGCGGAATATTGCTAGAAGTAGAAAGCCACATAGGGGAAGCAAAGTTGGTGCAGGTGGATCTGTACGAAGAAAGCCTCAATTGGAAGTGGCCATGACAAATGCTGGAACAGGGCGCTCTTTCACGAGCAGCTTCTCCCATTTCTTCGATTCATTTGTACTAATGTTGAGTGAACCTAAGATGGTGGTGCCATTTATAGGGTCACTAACAGGAGTAGACCCAAAAACATCTTATGTCTGATACTCATTCATCAAGAGCCCTGCATAAGGATATGCCATTGTGGAAATCATGTTCATCCACTTCCAATATGTGGATATGTTATGGCTATTCAAGAAGTAGccacaaaacaagaaaaatagtgCAGTGAAGGCAATGACTGTTGCATAATCTAGAATGTAATTTGGCACAATTGAGCTAACAAACACCACAAATGAGTTGGTTGAAAGAAGAGAAACATAGAGAACAAGCAAGAAATAGTAGAACGGTCAGCGAAGCTTCAAGGCTTTCCAAACAATGCCAACATAGACACCAGATTGAAGTGCAAGAAAAGGACAGTATGTTATAAGACCAGCAATGGTGTAAGAAGACGCTCTGTAAGCATTATAAGAAGTTTCACGGACGAAAATAAAGCGTTCTTGAATAAAGGCAGGAACAATATTGTTAgatgaaaagaagaagagacactgtgaaaaaaaaaaaaaaaaaactaagatGTATGTTCTTTTCCTTCTGCTCTCTCTGTTGCTTTTCTTTGAACACTTCCCACCACTTACCAATTCCTTTTGCAATGCAGCCTAGAACTTCAGcaacatttttcttcttattatttccCTGTTTAGCATGAAGTTGAAATTTGAGTTGAATGGTTAGCTCTTGCATTGCAGCTTCCTGATTTCAACGGAAAAGAAATCTCACTCGATCTTCACAGTAATggaattttgttatttttgaaGCTACAAATTGGGGAAGATGGGTTCCTCCATATGCACCATTTCACTAATTGGATGAGTCAGCAACACTTGTTGactcatttctcttttttcttttttttctcaattaaatACCCAGTTACCAAAACCACCACAAAAGGTTGTCGGATTGTATTttggggaaaaaaaaaattaaactttggtgatttttgaaaaaaggttgcaaatattagttaaaattgttaaaacgTCCAAAGTTGGGAAATTTTAGGTAATCAGCCcaaaaattaatcatattCTTTACCCTATTTTCAATCATCTCGAACCAAATTGGTTGGCTCACTTAAGACATACTTAGGAAGTTCATACTTTGCACCTGCAGAAATTTAACGCAGGATTAAATTCTGGGGCACAAGATGTAACCTATATTTAGATAAACAAATATGCATATGTAGACATGCACAGATATGTTTTGGAGGAAACAAAAAAGATGGAGAGGAGAAAACACGGAACAGATTTGGCACCTCTTTCATCATAACAGATTGTCATGTCTTCACTTTGAACAATCACACCAGCACTATCCACAATAGCTTGTGCAAGAGTTAAATCAGCTTCAGCAGCAGCATGAAGTGCATCCCATATCTCTGATAGGAGAAAGTATTCTTGGGAATGTTAGTTGTATCTCAAAACATCAAGTTATTTCttgaagagaacaaagaacaaaaattaCAGATAATCCAGACCACCAAGCACTATGACATCTAACAcagaataaaaaaagttacACAAAGATAACAGGCAAACCGCATTCTCATTCGAACACATTGTTTAGTCAAGACTGTTAAGAGTGCTTTTAACCTCAtcctttcttaattttaataaggtAACTTTTTTTCCCATTTAACTGATTCTGTTTGAAGAATAACAGACAAACAGTATACCCTGTGTATGGAGGTCACATTGGAACATCATATGCTTAGTAAATACTTGCATTTGCACGTGCATAGTGCACATATGTTTCTGAACCttgttttatgatataaaTGGTGAGAAAACAAGATCAGAACTTCAGTTTAATGGATAGATGAACCAGGAAATGTCATTCAAGGCCGGCAACTAGAATAGAAAATGTGGATTCACCCAACTGtgtcaagagaaagaaatacTTTACTAGCAATTACTGTTGACAGTGAACTGGTTTAAATGAGACAGTACCCTTCCGTCCCCCATAATGAGGAGCAGTATCCCAAAACTCATCACGCATCTGCAGGAGTTGTGTCCTTGTAATTGGCTCGGAATGCTTCCATGGTTTTGGCTTCCGGATTTTCTTTGAATGGTCTTTGGACAAAAATAAGCAACAGCAAAGTTTCATTACTAATGTTCAGCTACAAGTTCAAATCCACCAGTCTCATAAAATCAATGTGCAATTCTAGTGATCGAGGTTAGAACATGTGTGAAAATCCAAACTCTGAAATATGATACAAACGTGTCAACTGGACAATAACTTTTTGAAGAAAACCTTTCTAATTCATGCCATGACAGCTTAATGTAAAGTCCAACCATGAAACTTTCTATGTTTTAATAGCATGTCACCGATTTCAAGTAATATAATTGTAGTTTTCTTTGTTCAGATTTACCCAGAAGAAACCCCTTTCTGCAGGCTTgtctcaaagaaaaaaaaaaatcatattcaCGACTTGGCCTCAATTCAAATAATGTTAAATCCACAAAGCAAATTGTGGAGTTAAGAATTTCGACTAAATGACTAACTTCATTATATCTGTGGTCCCCTCAAATTTTCTAGGAAGGGAGAGGAGACCCATAAATACAATCATAAATTCACAATTTGCAACTGCCTGAACTGTTAAAAGCAGGTTCTAAATTGAAACATCGAGCTCAAAAGACCAGTGACCACCACTTCATATagatttaaagaaagaaaaataaaatcaatcttgaaTAACTAAAATGCCTCTATCTAAACAACTAAAAAGAGAATCTGACATATCATCATCACCACTGAATCATCTACCAatagcataaagaaaaaagaaagaaagaaagagagatagCAGATAATAAGGCAGGAGCTCAATGTTTATATTAGTAAAGAACTGGAATTCAAGAAAAGAGGAATAACAAGAAAGATCAAATCTTTACCGTCTCCTTTGGCTCGAGAGGATCCAGAACAACCCATTTCAGAATTTGAAAAGAGAAGCAAAGTTTTGAAAGCAGCAGTAGATTAGATTAGATTTagatggaaaagaaaaaaagaaaaaaaaaaaaaagaagaagaaaggtagCTCGAAAGTGATGTAAAATGGCTGCTGCCAGCACTCTGTTATGCGGGTGTTTATATAactttctttattaaataataataaaataatttcaaaagaaaaggatgaaTAAAAAGAAGGGCAGGTAAAGAAAGAGgtagaagaaggaaaaggtgAGAACAGGGATGGAATGT comes from Ricinus communis isolate WT05 ecotype wild-type chromosome 5, ASM1957865v1, whole genome shotgun sequence and encodes:
- the LOC8275186 gene encoding protein STICHEL-like 3 isoform X1; this encodes MTKAVRNRILKDANGHISDHLRNHIHLTNCIHLKNHMHKQSPILADRSLMRDLIVLQRSRSLRDPSASPPSWHSPSVVDLLPKKGDKDAAVTEGRRSIGIERRREGRRLSGGSPPFANLAPSKVVPGELSGGYEGVAAAVSDRSSKSGARDGRRIKREESSRKSNRADLLGGDEDLSHNQEVNGLVNDDVSGNSESKSRKSKHKGKHSQDFHIKTLSDQLNEIPMDSDVAASSNVHLHGRRSQQDKTGEERETSIRGYSGINRTKRRKFRGARRTRATPARDVEGQNEMSVASNSLNQGSVRPRYCIEEEEYGDSNVTRAPRNGCGIPWNWSRIHHRGKTFLDMAGRSLSCGLSDSRLRKGGMASHDRDAPNMPVASDYSCSSTKSDAEALPLLVEASLSQESTDNAGWVHDYSGELGIYADHLLKNDVDSDLASEARSGGQHKLRRNHNSRHQNFTQKYMPRTFRDLVGQNLVAQALSNAVVRRKVGLLYVFYGPHGTGKTSCARIFARALNCQSLEHPKPCGYCNSCIAHDMGKSRNIREVGPVSNFDFGNIVDLLDNMIISHLPSQYRVFIFDGCDTLSSDCWSAISKVIDRAPRRVVFVLVSSSLDVLPHIIISRCQKFFFPKLKDADIIYTLQWIASKEDIDIDKDALKLIASRSDGSLRDAQMTLEQLSLLGLKISVPLVQELVGLISDEKLVDLLDLALSADTVNTVKHLRVIMETGVEPLALMSQLATVITDILAGSYNFTKERHRRKFFRRQPLSKEDMEKLRQALKTLSEAEKQLRMSNDKLTWLTAALLQLAPDQQYMLPSSSTETSFNHSPLTGRNINGRDLAMKAGEHAERPSNERGLSTHITGTPSAPNGVCVDRKRSTETGVAPQWASTLSSDTVRVNGKQVSGKTRKGYEEIWLEVIGKIQFNSIKEFLYQEGKLISVSFGAAPIVQLMFSSHLTKLKAEKFRAHILQAFESVFGSQITLEIRCESNRDMTGGFHLPAGESLDVGRSEIVEIPASPREIKGSGHADNDAESSKRALQRARAGESVSHKNSSIGSMSERRKLGEPSQSKSLVRSKVSLAHVIQQAEGCTQQTGWSKRKAVSIAEKLEQENLRLEPRSRSLLCWKASRVTRRKLSRLKIRTRKPHALLKLVSCGKCISSKSPR
- the LOC8275186 gene encoding protein STICHEL-like 3 isoform X2; this translates as MTKAVRNRILKDANGHISDHLRNHIHLTNCIHLKNHMHKQSPILADRSLMRDLIVLQRSRSLRDPSASPPSWHSPSVVDLLPKKGDKDAAVTEGRRSIGIERRREGRRLSGGSPPFANLAPSKVVPGELSGGYEGVAAAVSDRSSKSGARDGRRIKREESSRKSNRADLLGGDEDLSHNQEVNGLVNDDVSGNSESKSRKSKHKGKHSQDFHIKTLSDQLNEIPMDSDVAASSNVHLHGRRSQQDKTGEERETSIRGYSGINRTKRRKFRGARRTRATPARDVEGQNEMSVASNSLNQGSVRPRYCIEEEEYGDSNVTRAPRNGCGIPWNWSRIHHRGKTFLDMAGRSLSCGLSDSRLRKGGMASHDRDAPNMPVASDYSCSSTKSDAEALPLLVEASLSQESTDNAGWVHDYSGELGIYADHLLKNDVDSDLASEARSGGQHKLRRNHNSRHQNFTQKYMPRTFRDLVGQNLVAQALSNAVVRRKVGLLYVFYGPHGTGKTSCARIFARALNCQSLEHPKPCGYCNSCIAHDMGKSRNIREVGPVSNFDFGNIVDLLDNMIISHLPSQYRVFIFDGCDTLSSDCWSAISKVIDRAPRRVVFVLVSSSLDVLPHIIISRCQKFFFPKLKDADIIYTLQWIASKEDIDIDKDALKLIASRSDGSLRDAQMTLEQLSLLGLKISVPLVQELVGLISDEKLVDLLDLALSADTVNTVKHLRVIMETGVEPLALMSQLATVITDILAGSYNFTKERHRRKFFRRQPSPIVQLMFSSHLTKLKAEKFRAHILQAFESVFGSQITLEIRCESNRDMTGGFHLPAGESLDVGRSEIVEIPASPREIKGSGHADNDAESSKRALQRARAGESVSHKNSSIGSMSERRKLGEPSQSKSLVRSKVSLAHVIQQAEGCTQQTGWSKRKAVSIAEKLEQENLRLEPRSRSLLCWKASRVTRRKLSRLKIRTRKPHALLKLVSCGKCISSKSPR